A genomic stretch from Streptomyces venezuelae ATCC 10712 includes:
- a CDS encoding serine hydrolase domain-containing protein: MDSDSVGGVDRRRLLGWGGLSAAGMVSAGAPLLGARPARADAAPTGSGVPADTRPGGAYDRYMAKLAAEGRFSGVVLLSHRGRTVLSRCYGMADEERGVPNGEHTAFSLNSAGKPFHAVAILQLAQRGLLRLSDTVGTHLTGYAREIAEQVTIHHLLTGTSGMRTPDEDVQRVFQSRKEVHEFYERWARQATPEAPPGTPSSHSGAEVAIPAQIIEAVTGQSYWDYVQENIFERCGMDGSGFYTRPQWLTDRRIAHPYMALTDGGHVDAVRHLDQGSSDPYVLGKNPGRAFIDAPGDGGFATAPDLVRFARALGDGTLLDRHYAELFTGPKIPLAPEGGGLARRAAPADASFGAYQMPVGLVGGQWVWGRAGANPGVGAGWTIYPDTGWVGVILTNRDGAPLWEILEQETRAVIGPGRGAGTADRYASGQLRSSR; encoded by the coding sequence ATGGACTCGGATTCCGTAGGTGGTGTCGACCGGCGGCGGCTGCTGGGGTGGGGCGGCCTGTCGGCCGCCGGGATGGTGTCGGCGGGCGCGCCGCTGCTGGGCGCCCGGCCCGCCCGCGCCGACGCGGCCCCGACCGGTTCCGGCGTCCCGGCGGACACCCGGCCCGGCGGGGCCTACGACCGGTACATGGCGAAGCTGGCCGCCGAGGGCAGGTTCTCCGGCGTGGTGCTGCTGTCGCACCGGGGCCGGACGGTGCTGTCCCGCTGCTACGGCATGGCCGACGAGGAGAGGGGCGTCCCCAACGGTGAGCACACCGCGTTCAGTCTCAACTCGGCGGGCAAGCCGTTCCACGCGGTGGCCATCCTGCAGCTGGCGCAGCGTGGCCTGCTGCGGCTGTCGGACACGGTGGGCACGCACCTGACGGGGTACGCCAGGGAGATCGCCGAGCAGGTCACCATCCACCACCTGCTCACCGGCACCTCCGGGATGAGAACCCCGGACGAGGACGTGCAGCGCGTCTTCCAGAGCCGGAAGGAGGTGCACGAGTTCTACGAGCGGTGGGCCCGGCAGGCGACGCCGGAGGCCCCTCCCGGCACGCCCAGCAGCCACTCCGGCGCCGAGGTCGCCATTCCCGCGCAGATCATCGAGGCCGTGACCGGCCAGAGCTACTGGGACTACGTCCAGGAGAACATCTTCGAACGCTGCGGCATGGACGGTTCGGGGTTCTACACCAGGCCGCAGTGGCTCACCGACCGGCGCATCGCGCACCCGTACATGGCGCTGACCGACGGCGGTCACGTGGACGCGGTCCGCCACCTGGACCAGGGCAGCTCAGACCCGTATGTCCTGGGCAAGAACCCGGGCCGCGCCTTCATCGACGCCCCGGGGGACGGCGGCTTCGCCACCGCGCCGGATCTGGTCCGGTTCGCGCGTGCGCTGGGCGACGGCACACTCCTTGACCGGCACTACGCCGAACTGTTCACCGGGCCCAAGATCCCCCTGGCCCCCGAGGGGGGCGGCCTGGCCCGCCGGGCAGCCCCCGCCGACGCGTCGTTCGGGGCCTACCAGATGCCGGTCGGCCTCGTCGGCGGCCAGTGGGTGTGGGGCCGCGCCGGCGCCAACCCCGGCGTCGGAGCCGGCTGGACCATCTATCCCGACACCGGCTGGGTCGGCGTCATCCTCACCAACCGCGACGGCGCGCCGCTGTGGGAGATCCTCGAGCAGGAGACCCGGGCCGTCATCGGCCCGGGTCGAGGTGCGGGCACCGCTGACCGATACGCGTCCGGTCAGCTCCGAAGCTCGCGCTGA
- a CDS encoding DUF2267 domain-containing protein produces MITDVRVPAQHQQAYSTAYEQMLEKVRYEGAYPTLERAEEAVRLVLGGLGRQLTGDERVDLAACLPLEAARVLTAQIPDPQPLTGWAFVKDLAARSGASLATTRWDTGSVFAAVAAYAGPDLITRILHQLPTGHALLFGRAELTSAA; encoded by the coding sequence GTGATCACCGACGTGCGCGTACCGGCTCAGCACCAGCAGGCGTACTCGACGGCGTATGAGCAGATGCTGGAGAAGGTCCGCTACGAAGGCGCCTACCCCACCCTCGAGAGAGCCGAGGAAGCCGTCCGCCTGGTCCTCGGGGGGCTGGGACGCCAGCTGACCGGCGACGAACGCGTCGACCTCGCCGCCTGCCTGCCGCTGGAAGCCGCACGTGTCCTGACCGCACAGATCCCCGACCCCCAGCCGCTGACCGGGTGGGCCTTCGTCAAGGACCTCGCCGCCCGCTCCGGCGCCTCCCTGGCCACCACCCGCTGGGACACCGGCTCCGTCTTCGCGGCCGTCGCCGCCTACGCCGGCCCCGACCTCATCACCCGCATCCTCCACCAGCTCCCCACCGGCCACGCGCTGCTGTTCGGCCGCGCCGAACTCACCTCCGCCGCGTAA
- a CDS encoding DUF2267 domain-containing protein: MTLRREAFLDQVKERGEYGTVKEAERAARVVLALLGAHLVGEVRAQLAARLPDEFALILLNPLQSAEPLPPERFVRATAAWIEGATAQTATWDVSAVLSTVADTADEDLLGQILLQLPAGYDLLFGRPQPT, translated from the coding sequence ATGACTCTGCGACGCGAAGCGTTCCTCGACCAGGTGAAGGAGCGCGGCGAGTACGGCACCGTGAAGGAAGCCGAGCGAGCGGCCCGTGTGGTGCTCGCCCTGCTCGGCGCGCATCTGGTCGGCGAGGTTCGTGCCCAGCTCGCGGCACGTCTCCCGGACGAATTCGCCCTGATCCTGCTCAACCCGCTGCAGAGCGCCGAACCGCTGCCCCCGGAGCGGTTCGTGCGGGCGACCGCGGCATGGATCGAGGGCGCCACCGCGCAGACCGCGACCTGGGACGTCAGCGCCGTGCTGTCCACGGTCGCCGACACGGCCGACGAGGACCTGCTGGGGCAGATCCTGCTCCAGCTCCCCGCCGGCTACGACCTCCTCTTCGGCCGGCCCCAGCCCACCTGA
- a CDS encoding Hsp20/alpha crystallin family protein translates to MLMRTDPFRELDRLAQQLMGPGTWSKPSAMPMDAYREGDEYVVAFDLPGVSADAIDIDVERNMLTVKAERRPVTKADDVQMELSERPLGVFSRQIVLADSLDTEHIKADYDAGVLTLRIPIAERAKPRKISIGVGTGPKQISG, encoded by the coding sequence ATGTTGATGCGCACTGACCCCTTCCGTGAGCTGGACCGGCTGGCGCAGCAGCTGATGGGCCCGGGCACCTGGTCGAAGCCGTCGGCGATGCCGATGGACGCCTACCGCGAGGGCGACGAGTACGTGGTGGCCTTCGACCTCCCCGGCGTCAGCGCCGACGCGATCGACATCGACGTCGAGCGGAACATGCTGACGGTCAAGGCCGAGCGCCGGCCGGTGACGAAGGCCGACGACGTGCAGATGGAGCTGTCCGAGCGGCCGCTGGGCGTCTTCTCCCGCCAGATCGTGCTCGCCGACAGCCTCGACACCGAGCACATCAAGGCCGATTACGACGCGGGCGTGCTGACCCTGCGGATCCCGATCGCCGAGCGTGCCAAGCCCCGCAAGATCTCCATCGGCGTCGGGACCGGCCCCAAGCAGATCTCCGGCTGA
- a CDS encoding RtcB family protein, whose product MSYVEVPGAKVPIRMWTDPSTVEGGAMQQLQNVATLPWIKGLAVMPDVHYGKGATVGSVIAMRGAVCPAAVGVDIGCGMSAVKSSLTANDLPGDLSRLRSKIEQAIPVGRGLHRTEVDPARLYQFPTSGWGDFWSRFDGVADAVKFRRERAAQQMGTLGGGNHFIEFCLDESGSVWLMLHSGSRNIGKELAEHHIGEAQKLPHNQGLVDRDLAVFVADTPQMAAYRNDLFWAQEYAKYNRAIMMALFQEVVRREFRKARVTFDQVISCHHNYVAEERYEGMDLLVTRKGAIRAGSGEFGIIPGSMGTGSYIVKGLGNEASFNSASHGAGRKMSRSAAKRRFSTRDLEEQTRGVECRKDSGVVDEIPGAYKPIEKVIDQQRDLVEVVAKLKQVICVKG is encoded by the coding sequence ATGTCGTACGTAGAGGTACCTGGGGCGAAAGTTCCCATCAGGATGTGGACCGACCCCTCCACGGTGGAGGGCGGTGCCATGCAGCAGCTGCAGAACGTGGCGACGCTGCCGTGGATCAAGGGCCTCGCCGTGATGCCGGACGTGCACTACGGCAAGGGTGCGACGGTCGGTTCGGTGATCGCGATGCGCGGGGCGGTCTGTCCGGCGGCGGTCGGTGTGGACATCGGCTGCGGGATGTCGGCGGTCAAGTCCTCGCTGACGGCGAACGACCTGCCGGGCGATCTGTCCCGGCTCCGGTCGAAGATCGAGCAGGCGATCCCGGTGGGCCGCGGCCTGCACCGTACGGAGGTGGACCCGGCCCGGCTCTACCAGTTCCCCACCTCGGGCTGGGGCGACTTCTGGTCGCGCTTCGACGGGGTCGCGGACGCGGTCAAGTTCCGTCGGGAGCGGGCGGCCCAGCAGATGGGCACGCTCGGGGGCGGCAACCACTTCATCGAGTTCTGCCTCGACGAGTCGGGCTCGGTCTGGCTGATGCTGCACTCCGGTTCCCGGAACATCGGCAAGGAGCTCGCCGAGCACCACATCGGCGAGGCGCAGAAGCTGCCGCACAACCAGGGGCTCGTCGACCGTGACCTGGCGGTGTTCGTCGCGGACACCCCGCAGATGGCGGCCTACCGGAACGACCTGTTCTGGGCGCAGGAGTACGCGAAGTACAACCGCGCGATCATGATGGCGCTCTTCCAGGAGGTCGTCCGCCGGGAGTTCCGCAAGGCCCGGGTGACCTTCGACCAGGTGATCTCCTGCCACCACAACTACGTGGCGGAGGAGCGGTACGAGGGCATGGACCTGCTGGTCACCCGGAAGGGGGCGATCCGGGCCGGCTCCGGGGAGTTCGGGATCATCCCGGGCTCGATGGGCACCGGCTCGTACATCGTGAAGGGCCTGGGGAACGAGGCCTCCTTCAACTCGGCCTCGCACGGCGCGGGCCGGAAGATGAGCCGGAGCGCGGCGAAGCGGCGCTTCTCGACGCGCGACCTGGAGGAGCAGACGCGGGGCGTGGAGTGCCGCAAGGACTCCGGTGTCGTGGACGAGATCCCGGGGGCCTACAAGCCGATCGAGAAGGTCATCGACCAGCAGCGGGACCTGGTGGAGGTCGTCGCCAAGCTGAAGCAGGTCATCTGCGTGAAGGGCTGA
- a CDS encoding DUF3558 domain-containing protein, with product MQRTAPRLTRILACAAVPVMLVVAGCSSDSGDSGSGATGSKDKASASASATPSPSATTKKVEPAKFAKLPEACKAITAKETGALVPKAKNKNGTPAPSTDPASRGGCSWNGLDDKGVKGSQYRWLDVSFYRYDSDAALGSGQERAQENFAKELAKIEQTPGAKQPVTKSVSGVGDEAKTVAYQLRKTDEDFVYGSVVARTGNVLVLLSYNGAGYAGAETPSAKNVMDGALTAAKEAVAAVAAANK from the coding sequence ATGCAGCGAACAGCCCCGCGACTCACCCGCATACTCGCCTGCGCCGCCGTCCCGGTGATGCTCGTCGTCGCCGGCTGCTCCTCGGACTCCGGCGACAGCGGCTCCGGCGCCACGGGATCGAAGGACAAGGCCTCCGCTTCCGCGTCGGCCACCCCGTCGCCCTCCGCGACGACGAAGAAGGTCGAGCCCGCGAAGTTCGCGAAGCTGCCCGAGGCCTGCAAGGCGATCACCGCCAAGGAGACGGGCGCGCTCGTGCCCAAGGCGAAGAACAAGAACGGCACGCCGGCCCCGTCCACCGACCCGGCGAGCCGTGGCGGCTGCTCGTGGAACGGCCTCGACGACAAGGGCGTGAAGGGCTCTCAGTACCGCTGGCTCGACGTGTCCTTCTACCGCTACGACTCGGACGCGGCCCTCGGCAGCGGCCAGGAACGCGCGCAGGAGAACTTCGCCAAGGAGCTCGCCAAGATCGAGCAGACGCCGGGCGCCAAGCAGCCGGTCACCAAGTCGGTCAGCGGTGTCGGAGACGAGGCGAAGACCGTCGCGTACCAGCTGCGCAAGACCGACGAGGACTTCGTCTACGGCTCGGTCGTGGCGCGCACCGGCAACGTCCTGGTGCTGCTCTCGTACAACGGCGCCGGGTACGCGGGTGCGGAGACCCCGAGCGCCAAGAACGTCATGGACGGCGCCCTCACGGCGGCCAAGGAGGCCGTCGCCGCGGTCGCCGCAGCCAACAAGTAG
- a CDS encoding DUF2637 domain-containing protein — MAAMQLTRTHRILIGLVIAGALIIAGIGFAGSYAAVRELAMNKGFGTFSYFFPIGIDAGICVLLALDLLLTWLRIPFPLLRQTAWVLTAATIAFNGAAAWPDPLGVGMHAVIPVLFVVAVEAARHAVGRIADITADKHMEGVRLTRWLLSPVPTFRLWRRMKLWELRSYEQVIKLEQERLIYQARLQARFGRSWRRKAPVEALMPLRLARYGVPLAETAPAGLAAAGIEPALLPPQPQGAVPLLPAQSPLQPAPQGALPQQLPQGQGQAPGQGQAPGQEQGQVQGQVPGGPVNHESPWFDTQQISSETYEGTYNPQIVEGLEPTPVPVPQGPEDVPPPGPEEFVEYPEYVEEQPEPLEVEEFREVVYKLTWAYAVEHDRFPEDGQLAAMVADHYGVQQLRNPALLQQVIPGIQQQIQQDMQEYRTP; from the coding sequence GTGGCCGCGATGCAGCTGACACGCACACACCGAATACTCATCGGCCTCGTCATCGCCGGTGCGCTGATCATCGCGGGGATCGGATTCGCGGGTTCGTACGCCGCCGTGCGCGAGCTCGCGATGAACAAGGGCTTCGGCACCTTCTCGTACTTCTTCCCGATCGGTATCGACGCGGGCATCTGTGTGCTGCTCGCCCTCGATCTGCTCCTCACCTGGCTGCGCATCCCGTTCCCGCTGCTGCGGCAGACCGCCTGGGTGCTGACGGCGGCGACGATCGCCTTCAACGGCGCGGCCGCCTGGCCCGACCCGCTGGGCGTCGGGATGCACGCGGTGATCCCGGTGCTGTTCGTCGTGGCCGTCGAGGCCGCGCGGCACGCCGTGGGCCGGATCGCGGACATCACGGCCGACAAGCACATGGAGGGCGTCCGGCTGACCCGCTGGCTGCTCTCCCCGGTGCCGACGTTCCGGCTGTGGCGCCGGATGAAGCTCTGGGAGCTGCGCTCGTACGAGCAGGTGATCAAGCTGGAGCAGGAGCGGCTGATCTATCAGGCGCGTCTGCAGGCCCGTTTCGGCCGTAGCTGGCGCCGGAAGGCGCCGGTGGAGGCGCTGATGCCGCTGCGTCTGGCGCGGTACGGCGTCCCGCTGGCGGAGACGGCCCCGGCGGGCCTGGCGGCGGCGGGCATCGAGCCGGCCCTGCTGCCCCCGCAGCCTCAGGGGGCCGTGCCCCTGCTGCCCGCGCAGTCCCCGCTGCAACCGGCGCCCCAGGGGGCTCTGCCGCAGCAGCTGCCGCAGGGTCAGGGCCAGGCGCCCGGACAGGGCCAGGCACCCGGACAGGAGCAGGGACAGGTCCAGGGCCAGGTGCCCGGCGGGCCGGTGAACCACGAGAGCCCGTGGTTCGACACGCAGCAGATCTCCTCGGAGACGTACGAGGGCACGTACAACCCCCAGATCGTGGAGGGCCTGGAGCCCACCCCGGTGCCGGTCCCGCAGGGGCCGGAGGACGTCCCGCCGCCGGGGCCTGAGGAGTTCGTCGAGTACCCCGAGTACGTGGAGGAGCAGCCGGAGCCCCTGGAGGTCGAGGAGTTCCGCGAGGTCGTCTACAAGCTGACCTGGGCGTACGCCGTGGAGCACGACCGGTTCCCGGAGGACGGGCAGCTGGCGGCCATGGTCGCCGACCACTACGGCGTCCAGCAGCTGCGCAACCCGGCCCTGCTCCAGCAGGTGATCCCCGGGATCCAGCAGCAGATCCAGCAGGACATGCAGGAGTACCGCACCCCCTGA
- the lysS gene encoding lysine--tRNA ligase, whose translation MAQSSTETDWVSRFADEVIAESERRAPGKPVVVASGLSPSGPIHLGNLREVMTPHLVADEIRRRGHEVRHLISWDDYDRYRKVPNGIEGIDESWAEHIGKPLTSVPAPAGSPHPNWAEHFKAAMVESLAELGVEYDPISQTEQYTAGTYREQILHAMKHRGAIDAILDQYRTKKAPKKQSQKPLDEAELEAEEGSGAASEDDGSGGSSGYFPYKPYCGQCEKDLTTVTSYDDETTELAYTCTNCGFAETVKLSEFNRGKLVWKVDWPMRWAYEGVIFEPSGVDHSSPGSSFVVGGQIVREIFDGVQPIGPMYAFVGISGMAKMSSSRGGVPTAADALKIMEAPLLRWLYARRKPNQSFKIAFDQEIQRLYDEWDKLEAKVADGSVLPADAAAHSRAARTAAGELPRTPRPLPYRTLASVMDITAGHDEQTLRILTELDPENPVASLDEVRPRLDRAENWITSQVPADQRTIVRDTPDTELLGSLDAEGRESLRLLLEGLDTHWSLDGLTTLVYGVPKVMAGLDPEAKPTPELKLAQRAFFALLYKLLVSRETGPRLPTLLLAVGADRVRKLLGA comes from the coding sequence GTGGCTCAGAGCAGCACCGAGACCGACTGGGTCTCCCGTTTCGCGGACGAGGTCATCGCCGAGTCGGAGCGACGTGCGCCTGGCAAACCGGTCGTCGTCGCCTCCGGCCTCTCCCCGTCCGGCCCGATCCACCTGGGCAACCTCCGCGAGGTCATGACCCCGCACCTGGTCGCCGACGAGATCCGCCGTCGCGGGCACGAGGTCAGGCACCTCATCTCGTGGGACGACTACGACCGCTACCGCAAGGTGCCGAACGGCATCGAGGGCATCGACGAGAGCTGGGCCGAGCACATCGGCAAGCCGCTGACCTCGGTCCCGGCCCCGGCCGGCTCGCCCCACCCCAACTGGGCCGAGCACTTCAAGGCCGCCATGGTCGAGTCGCTGGCCGAGCTGGGCGTCGAGTACGACCCGATCAGCCAGACCGAGCAGTACACCGCGGGCACCTACCGCGAGCAGATCCTGCACGCCATGAAGCACCGCGGCGCCATCGACGCCATCCTCGACCAGTACCGGACGAAGAAGGCGCCGAAGAAGCAGTCGCAGAAGCCCCTCGACGAGGCCGAGCTGGAGGCCGAGGAGGGCTCCGGCGCGGCGAGCGAGGACGACGGCTCCGGCGGCTCCTCGGGCTACTTCCCGTACAAGCCGTACTGCGGGCAGTGCGAGAAGGACCTGACCACGGTCACCTCGTACGACGACGAGACCACCGAGCTCGCCTACACCTGCACCAACTGCGGCTTCGCCGAGACCGTGAAGCTCAGCGAGTTCAACCGCGGCAAGCTGGTCTGGAAGGTCGACTGGCCGATGCGCTGGGCGTACGAGGGCGTCATCTTCGAACCCTCCGGCGTCGACCACTCCTCGCCCGGCTCGTCGTTCGTCGTCGGCGGCCAGATCGTCCGCGAGATCTTCGACGGCGTCCAGCCGATCGGCCCGATGTACGCCTTCGTCGGCATCAGCGGCATGGCCAAGATGTCCTCCTCGCGCGGTGGCGTCCCGACCGCCGCCGACGCGCTGAAGATCATGGAAGCCCCGCTGCTGCGCTGGCTGTACGCCCGCCGGAAGCCCAACCAGTCCTTCAAGATCGCCTTCGACCAGGAGATCCAGCGGCTGTACGACGAGTGGGACAAGCTGGAGGCCAAGGTCGCCGACGGCTCCGTGCTGCCCGCCGACGCCGCCGCCCACTCCCGCGCCGCCCGCACGGCCGCCGGCGAGCTTCCGCGCACCCCGCGCCCGCTGCCGTACCGCACGCTCGCCTCGGTCATGGACATCACGGCCGGCCACGACGAGCAGACCCTGCGGATCCTCACCGAGCTCGACCCGGAGAACCCGGTCGCCTCCCTCGACGAGGTCCGGCCGCGGCTCGACCGCGCCGAGAACTGGATCACCAGCCAGGTCCCGGCCGACCAGCGCACCATCGTCCGCGACACCCCGGACACCGAGCTCCTCGGCTCCCTGGACGCCGAGGGCCGCGAGTCGCTCCGGCTGCTCCTGGAGGGCCTCGACACCCACTGGTCGCTCGACGGGCTCACCACGCTCGTCTACGGCGTCCCGAAGGTCATGGCCGGACTCGACCCGGAGGCCAAGCCGACGCCCGAGCTGAAGCTGGCGCAGCGCGCCTTCTTCGCCCTGCTCTACAAGCTGCTGGTCAGCCGGGAGACCGGGCCGCGGCTGCCCACCCTGCTGCTCGCCGTGGGCGCGGACCGGGTGCGGAAGCTGCTCGGCGCGTGA
- the argS gene encoding arginine--tRNA ligase, whose amino-acid sequence MASVPSLASTVQQRLADGLSAALPDAASADPLLRRSDRADFQANGILALAKQLKGNPRELATQVVAAIPENDVLKDIEVSGPGFLNITVTDAAIVRTLAARAADARLGVPFNESAGTTVIDYAQPNVAKEMHVGHLRSAVIGAAMVEILEFTGETVVRRHHIGDWGTQFGMLIQYLIEHPHELDHKDEDGAEVSGEEAMSNLNRLYKASRALFDSDEEFKTRARARVVDLQAGDERTLALWQRFVDESKIYFYSVFDKLDMDIRDGDVVGESGYNDMLTETCRILEESGVAVRSEGALCVFFDDVKGPDGNPTPLIVQKSDGGFGYAATDLSAIRDRVQNLKATSLLYVVDARQSLHFKMVFETARRAGWLNEDVKAVQLAFGTVLGKDGKPFKTREGETVRLVDLLDEAVDRATSVVREKAEKVGLTESEIVENGQYVGIGAVKYADLSTSAARDYKFDLDQMVSLNGDTSVYLQYAYARIKSIFGKAGDRTPVAHPELELAPAERALGLHLDQFAETVSDAATEYAPHKLTAYLYQLASLYTTFYDQCPVIKPEPAQEVAENRLFLCDLTARTLHQGMALLGIRTPERL is encoded by the coding sequence ATGGCCTCGGTCCCTTCCCTCGCTTCGACCGTGCAGCAGCGCCTCGCGGACGGCCTCTCGGCAGCCCTGCCGGACGCCGCGTCCGCCGACCCGCTGCTGCGACGAAGCGACCGGGCCGACTTCCAGGCCAACGGCATCCTGGCGCTCGCCAAGCAGCTCAAGGGCAATCCGCGCGAGCTGGCGACCCAGGTCGTCGCCGCGATCCCGGAGAACGACGTCCTGAAGGACATCGAGGTCTCGGGCCCCGGCTTCCTGAACATCACGGTCACCGACGCGGCGATCGTGCGGACCCTCGCGGCCCGCGCGGCCGACGCGCGGCTCGGCGTGCCGTTCAACGAGTCGGCGGGCACGACGGTCATCGACTACGCCCAGCCGAACGTGGCGAAGGAGATGCACGTCGGCCACCTGCGGTCCGCCGTGATCGGCGCCGCGATGGTCGAGATCCTGGAGTTCACGGGCGAGACCGTGGTCCGGCGCCACCACATCGGCGACTGGGGCACCCAGTTCGGCATGCTCATCCAGTACCTGATCGAGCACCCGCACGAGCTGGACCACAAGGACGAGGACGGCGCCGAGGTCTCCGGTGAGGAGGCCATGTCGAACCTGAACCGGCTCTACAAGGCCTCGCGCGCGCTCTTCGACTCCGACGAGGAGTTCAAGACGAGGGCCCGCGCGCGCGTCGTCGACCTCCAGGCCGGCGACGAGCGGACGCTCGCCCTGTGGCAGCGGTTCGTCGACGAGTCGAAGATCTACTTCTACTCGGTCTTCGACAAGCTCGACATGGACATCCGGGACGGCGACGTCGTCGGCGAGTCCGGCTACAACGACATGCTGACGGAGACCTGCCGGATCCTGGAGGAGTCGGGCGTCGCCGTCCGCTCCGAGGGCGCCCTGTGCGTCTTCTTCGACGACGTGAAGGGCCCGGACGGCAACCCGACGCCGCTGATCGTCCAGAAGTCCGACGGCGGCTTCGGATACGCGGCGACGGACCTGTCCGCGATCCGCGACCGCGTGCAGAACCTCAAGGCGACGTCCCTGCTGTACGTGGTCGACGCCCGGCAGTCGCTGCACTTCAAGATGGTCTTCGAGACGGCCCGCCGGGCCGGCTGGCTGAACGAGGACGTGAAGGCCGTCCAGCTGGCCTTCGGCACGGTCCTGGGCAAGGACGGCAAGCCGTTCAAGACCCGTGAGGGCGAGACGGTCCGGCTGGTGGACCTGCTCGACGAGGCGGTGGACCGGGCCACGTCGGTGGTGCGCGAGAAGGCCGAGAAGGTGGGCCTGACCGAGTCGGAGATCGTCGAGAACGGCCAGTACGTGGGCATCGGCGCGGTGAAGTACGCCGATCTGTCGACCTCGGCCGCCCGCGACTACAAGTTCGACCTGGACCAGATGGTGTCGCTGAACGGCGACACGTCGGTGTACCTCCAGTACGCGTACGCGCGGATCAAGTCGATCTTCGGCAAGGCGGGCGACCGCACCCCCGTCGCCCACCCGGAGCTGGAGCTCGCCCCGGCGGAGCGCGCGCTCGGCCTGCACCTGGACCAGTTCGCCGAGACGGTCTCCGACGCCGCCACCGAGTACGCGCCGCACAAGCTCACCGCGTACCTCTACCAGCTGGCCTCGCTGTACACGACGTTCTACGACCAGTGCCCGGTCATCAAGCCGGAGCCGGCGCAGGAGGTCGCGGAGAACCGGCTGTTCCTCTGCGACCTGACCGCCCGCACCCTGCACCAGGGCATGGCGCTCCTCGGCATCAGGACGCCCGAGCGCCTCTGA
- a CDS encoding DUF1876 domain-containing protein: MHTLVGWHVEMEFQEEGDRTRAAAMVRLTDGTEFRAHGTANRHPSDPDQLRVGEEIAGARALMDLASQLLQKAHTEIDEVSGRTSHAIR, translated from the coding sequence ATGCACACGCTGGTCGGATGGCATGTGGAGATGGAGTTCCAGGAGGAGGGTGACCGGACGCGGGCCGCGGCCATGGTCCGGCTCACCGACGGCACCGAGTTCCGGGCGCACGGGACCGCGAACCGTCACCCCTCCGATCCGGACCAGCTGAGGGTGGGCGAGGAGATCGCCGGCGCACGCGCGCTGATGGACCTCGCCTCCCAGCTGCTCCAGAAGGCCCACACGGAGATCGACGAGGTCTCCGGACGGACCTCGCACGCCATTCGTTGA
- the hemB gene encoding porphobilinogen synthase, translating into MNSYGSFPGARPRRLRTTPAMRRMVAETRLHPADLILPAFVREGITEPVPIQAMPGVVQHTRDTLRKAAAEALEAGVSGIMLFGVPEDEKKDAAGTAGTDPDGILQVAIRDVRAEVGDELVIMSDLCLDEYTDHGHCGVLDAEGRVDNDATLERYAEMAQVQADAGVHVVGPSGMMDGQVGVVRDALDTIGKEDVSILAYTAKYSSAFYGPFREAVGSSLRGDRKTYQQDPANLRESMRELALDLEEGADMVMVKPAGPYLDVLAKVAESVDVPVAAYQISGEYAMVEAAAEKGWIDRDKAILETLTGIRRAGAQMILTYWATEVAQKLSASRG; encoded by the coding sequence ATGAACTCGTACGGATCCTTTCCCGGGGCGCGGCCGCGGCGGCTGCGGACGACGCCCGCCATGCGGCGGATGGTGGCCGAGACGCGGCTGCATCCCGCCGATCTGATCCTCCCCGCGTTCGTGCGCGAGGGGATCACCGAGCCCGTGCCGATCCAGGCCATGCCCGGGGTCGTCCAGCACACCCGTGACACCCTGCGGAAGGCCGCCGCCGAGGCGCTGGAGGCGGGGGTCTCCGGGATCATGCTCTTCGGCGTGCCCGAGGACGAGAAGAAGGACGCGGCGGGGACGGCCGGGACCGACCCCGACGGGATCCTCCAGGTCGCCATCCGGGACGTCCGCGCCGAGGTCGGCGACGAGCTGGTCATCATGTCGGACCTCTGCCTCGACGAGTACACCGACCACGGTCACTGCGGTGTCCTCGACGCCGAAGGACGCGTCGACAACGACGCCACGCTGGAGCGGTACGCCGAGATGGCCCAGGTCCAGGCCGACGCCGGCGTCCACGTCGTGGGCCCCTCCGGGATGATGGACGGCCAGGTCGGGGTCGTCCGGGACGCCCTGGACACCATCGGCAAGGAGGACGTGTCGATCCTCGCGTACACCGCGAAGTACTCCTCCGCCTTCTACGGCCCCTTCCGCGAGGCCGTCGGCTCCTCCCTGCGCGGTGACCGCAAGACCTACCAGCAGGACCCCGCCAACCTCCGCGAGTCGATGCGCGAGCTCGCCCTCGACCTGGAGGAGGGCGCCGACATGGTGATGGTGAAGCCGGCGGGGCCGTACCTCGACGTGCTCGCGAAGGTCGCCGAGTCCGTGGACGTGCCCGTCGCCGCGTACCAGATCAGTGGCGAGTACGCGATGGTCGAGGCGGCCGCGGAGAAGGGCTGGATCGACCGCGACAAGGCGATCCTGGAGACCCTGACCGGCATCCGCCGCGCCGGGGCGCAGATGATCCTCACCTACTGGGCCACCGAGGTCGCCCAGAAGCTGTCCGCCTCGCGCGGCTAG